From one Esox lucius isolate fEsoLuc1 chromosome 11, fEsoLuc1.pri, whole genome shotgun sequence genomic stretch:
- the s1pr5a gene encoding sphingosine 1-phosphate receptor 5a, whose amino-acid sequence MEALHAAYSSVATPTLFPMTPLAGKMLQRFYDYRSNAVIREHYNYTGKLKENKYKDGLKPEAIVFLLVCLLIVLENAVVLLAIWKNKKFHLPMYYLLGNLTLSDLLAGFTYMVNIVTSGANTLKMTPVLWFLREGGVYITLAASVISLLAIAIERHVTMVRMKPYQGAKRGRMFALIGASWVLSVFLGVLPVLGWNCIGHLDQCSTVLPLYAKSYILFCITVFTLVLFAIVVLYVRIFRIVKSNTKHMGSVPQRKSLARKSQKYIALLKTVTIVLGVFIACWLPLFILLLLDFCCPAGKCQVLFKADYFLGIAMFNSLLNPIIYTLTSKDMRRAILKLLCRHCLLTKDGQVKKIGLLFLDYSTSKTEAVSHRMEGLEITVSSANFTPSPIKSIYPRMLKT is encoded by the coding sequence ATGGAAGCATTGCATGCTGCTTACTCTTCTGTTGCTACACCCACTTTGTTTCCCATGACCCCCTTGGCAGGGAAAATGCTCCAGAGGTTCTACGACTACCGGAGCAATGCTGTCATCAGAGAACACTATAACTACACTGGGAAACTCAAAGAGAACAAGTACAAGGATGGCCTAAAGCCAGAGGCCATCGTTTTCTTGCTGGTCTGCTTGCTGATAGTGCTGGAGAATGCTGTGGTGCTGTTGGCGATCTGGAAGAATAAAAAGTTCCACCTGCCCATGTATTACCTGCTGGGTAACCTAACACTGTCTGACCTATTAGCTGGTTTCACCTACATGGTTAACATAGTGACTTCAGGGGCCAACACACTGAAGATGACCCCTGTGCTGTGGTTTCTGAGGGAGGGGGGTGTCTACATAACATTGGCCGCTTCTGTCATCAGCCTCCTGGCCATTGCCATCGAGCGCCACGTCACTATGGTAAGGATGAAGCCCTACCAGGGGGCCAAGCGAGGCCGGATGTTCGCTCTGATCGGGGCTAGCTGGGTTCTGTCAGTGTTCCTGGGGGTCCTGCCTGTCCTAGGCTGGAACTGTATAGGCCACCTGGACCAGTGCTCCACTGTCCTGCCACTTTACGCCAAGAGCTACATCCTGTTTTGCATCACTGTTTTTACGCTTGTGCTGTTTGCCATCGTGGTGCTTTATGTGCGCATCTTCCGCATTGTCAAGTCCAACACCAAGCACATGGGCTCTGTTCCTCAGCGCAAAAGCCTGGCTCGCAAATCGCAGAAGTACATTGCCCTGCTGAAGACTGTCACCATTGTCCTGGGTGTCTTCATTGCATGCTGGCTGCCCCTCTTCATCCTGCTCCTACTGGACTTCTGCTGCCCAGCGGGGAAATGCCAGGTGCTCTTCAAGGCAGACTACTTCCTGGGAATCGCCATGTTCAACTCTCTGCTCAATCCTATTATCTATACCCTGACCAGTAAGGACATGAGGAGGGCCATTCTGAAGCTGCTGTGTCGACACTGCCTCCTGACCAAGGATGGCCAGGTAAAGAAGATAGGGTTGCTTTTCCTGGACTACAGCACCAGTAAGACTGAGGCAGTCTCCCATAGGATGGAGGGCTTGGAGATCACAGTCTCTTCTGCCAACTTCACCCCTTCCCCTATTAAATCCATCTACCCCCGGATGTTAAAGACATGA